Proteins encoded together in one Onychomys torridus chromosome 1, mOncTor1.1, whole genome shotgun sequence window:
- the Nkpd1 gene encoding NTPase KAP family P-loop domain-containing protein 1 isoform X1, with protein MQKNYNVRFTKSARTPNEQYFLDPELGHQKDILTEDDVYCSCLAKTLCHVPVPVTVGFYAPFGCRLHMMLDKIMTLMQQEAAQRESEELQRVQWRPRRVRGWGVPQLLWFLVFLQPVITELHLRRRNVRFLFIRFSAWQYAGTDKLWAGLVTTLCEGIRHHYGALPFSVYSVLGNKPGGPRDGLCQREWHCRRRVCLALLALLAALCLGVGLLYLSLGGHAPGHTGRGLLKALGGAATTLSGSGLLMAVYSVGKHLFVSQRKKIERLVSREKFGSQLGFMCEVKKEVELLTDFLCFLEIYQRRRLRVVLEVTGLDTCYPERVVGVLNAINTLLSDSHAPFIFILVVDPSILAACLESAGNMKGTADNGYLFLNRTVTLPFSVPVMGRRTKLQFLHDAVRSRDDLLFRELTLKLQPQSQDSAAGEGTQLLAVETQADGERAQGRVDAEAARRIQEALCCLHDEHDCLYEYVPDNVVSMRRIVNTVPITVRLLQQQQQQQSDRVGPTPRHAVAWVVLANQWPCRLSWVLQCLEDRQQAGGAPEGRARLWDVFCDNSRELHTMTKALQNVLDLDGDPELFERFLGTDFPFTVSEAQSLLRCTVNLDHSIRRRMGLIRAVSALKPPSPPKSPSPDDPQASRGTSNAAGTSQVAHGSGHSREVHGRDRTHGGKPRPMA; from the exons ATGCAGAAGAACTACAATGTCCGCTTCACCAAGAGTGCCCGGACCCCCAACGAGCAATACTTTTTGGATCCTGAGTTGGGGCACCAAAAAG ACATCCTGACGGAGGACGATGTCTACTGCAGCTGCCTGGCTAAAACTCTGTGTCACGTGCCTGTTCCCGTGACGGTGGGCTTCTATGCTCCCTTCGGCTGCCGTCTTCACATGATGCTGGACAAGATCATGA cgcTGATGCAGCAGGAGGCCGCGCAGCGCGAGAGCGAGGAGCTGCAGCGCGTGCAGTGGCGGCCGCGGCGCGTGCGCGGCTGGGGCGTCCCGCAGCTGCTGTGGTTCCTGGTGTTTCTGCAGCCGGTGATCACTGAGCTGCACCTGCGGCGCAGGAACGTGCGCTTCCTGTTCATCCGCTTTAGCGCCTGGCAGTACGCGGGCACCGACAAGCTGTGGGCGGGGCTGGTGACCACGCTGTGCGAGGGCATCCGCCACCACTACGGCGCGCTGCCCTTCAGCGTGTACTCGGTGCTGGGCAACAAGCCCGGTGGCCCACGCGACGGCCTCTGTCAACGCGAGTGGCACTGCCGACGCCGCGTATGCTTGGCGCTGCTGGCGCTGCTGGCCGCGCTGTGCCTGGGCGTGGGGCTGCTGTACCTGTCGCTGGGGGGCCACGCGCCGGGCCACACGGGTCGTGGCCTGCTCAAGGCGCTGGGCGGCGCGGCCACCACGCTGTCGGGCTCGGGGCTGCTCATGGCCGTGTACTCTGTGGGCAAGCACCTGTTCGTGAGCCAGCGCAAGAAGATCGAGCGCCTAGTGTCGCGTGAGAAGTTCGGCAGCCAGCTGGGCTTCATGTGCGAGGTGAAGAAGGAGGTGGAGCTGCTCACCGACTTCCTGTGCTTCCTGGAGATCTACCAGCGACGCCGGCTGCGCGTGGTGCTCGAGGTCACCGGGCTGGACACGTGCTACCCGGAGCGCGTGGTGGGCGTGCTGAACGCCATCAACACGCTGCTGTCCGACAGCCACGCCCCCTTCATCTTCATCCTGGTGGTGGACCCCAGCATCCTGGCCGCGTGCCTGGAGAGCGCGGGCAACATGAAGGGCACGGCGGACAACGGCTACCTGTTCCTCAACCGCACGGTCACGCTGCCCTTCTCGGTGCCGGTCATGGGCCGTCGCACCAAGTTGCAGTTCCTGCATGACGCGGTGCGCAGCCGCGACGATCTGCTCTTCCGGGAGCTGACGCTCAAGCTGCAGCCGCAGAGCCAGGACTCGGCCGCCGGCGAGGGGACGCAGCTGCTGGCGGTGGAGACGCAGGCGGACGGGGAGCGCGCGCAGGGCCGCGTGGACGCGGAGGCGGCGCGGCGCATCCAGGAGGCGCTCTGCTGCCTGCACGACGAGCACGACTGCTTGTACGAGTACGTGCCCGACAACGTGGTGTCCATGCGGCGCATCGTCAACACGGTGCCCATCACCGTGCGCCtgttgcagcagcagcagcagcagcagtccgACCGCGTGGGACCCACCCCGCGTCACGCGGTGGCTTGGGTCGTGCTCGCCAACCAGTGGCCTTGTCGCCTCAGCTGGGTGCTGCAATGCCTGGAGGACCGGCAGCAGGCGGGGGGCGCGCCCGAGGGCCGTGCGCGTCTCTGGGACGTCTTCTGCGACAATAGTCGCGAGCtgcacaccatgaccaaggccttGCAGAATGTGCTGGACCTGGATGGCGACCCTGAGCTTTTTGAGCGCTTTCTGGGCACTGATTTCCCCTTCACCGTGTCCGAGGCACAGAGTTTGCTGCGCTGCACGGTCAACCTGGACCATTCCATTCGCCGCCGCATGGGCCTCATCCGGGCCGTTAGCGCACTCAAGCCGCCCAGCCCGCCCAAGTCCCCATCTCCGGATGATCCCCAGGCCAGTCGTGGAACCAGTAATGCGGCAGGGACGTCCCAGGTGGCCCATGGATCAGGACACAGTAGAGAGGTGCACGGTAGAGACCGGACCCATGGGGGCAAGCCAAGGCCGATGGCCTAA
- the Nkpd1 gene encoding NTPase KAP family P-loop domain-containing protein 1 isoform X2 — MQKNYNVRFTKSARTPNEQYFLDPELGHQKGCCRQWYQDPVATHPHGPCQLPPKAHWQQAYHSHRGGGGCRRCPQPLILQRQRQQQQRQPPPPPPSPLRQRLGPVRGAQKGSPAIAAARTGPASAPQPAAPSPTAVSASASSSAALPSASGALLEPSEPTEARPLPAPPACGSFTSYSADILTEDDVYCSCLAKTLCHVPVPVTVGFYAPFGCRLHMMLDKIMTLMQQEAAQRESEELQRVQWRPRRVRGWGVPQLLWFLVFLQPVITELHLRRRNVRFLFIRFSAWQYAGTDKLWAGLVTTLCEGIRHHYGALPFSVYSVLGNKPGGPRDGLCQREWHCRRRVCLALLALLAALCLGVGLLYLSLGGHAPGHTGRGLLKALGGAATTLSGSGLLMAVYSVGKHLFVSQRKKIERLVSREKFGSQLGFMCEVKKEVELLTDFLCFLEIYQRRRLRVVLEVTGLDTCYPERVVGVLNAINTLLSDSHAPFIFILVVDPSILAACLESAGNMKGTADNGYLFLNRTVTLPFSVPVMGRRTKLQFLHDAVRSRDDLLFRELTLKLQPQSQDSAAGEGTQLLAVETQADGERAQGRVDAEAARRIQEALCCLHDEHDCLYEYVPDNVVSMRRIVNTVPITVRLLQQQQQQQSDRVGPTPRHAVAWVVLANQWPCRLSWVLQCLEDRQQAGGAPEGRARLWDVFCDNSRELHTMTKALQNVLDLDGDPELFERFLGTDFPFTVSEAQSLLRCTVNLDHSIRRRMGLIRAVSALKPPSPPKSPSPDDPQASRGTSNAAGTSQVAHGSGHSREVHGRDRTHGGKPRPMA; from the exons ATGCAGAAGAACTACAATGTCCGCTTCACCAAGAGTGCCCGGACCCCCAACGAGCAATACTTTTTGGATCCTGAGTTGGGGCACCAAAAAG gaTGCTGTCGTCAGTGGTACCAGGACCCGGTGGCCACTCACCCCCACGGGCCCTGTCAGCTGCCCCCCAAGGCTCACTGGCAGCAGGCTTATCACAGCCACCGGGGTGGCGGCGGCTGTCGCAGgtgtccccagcccctcattctgcagcggcagcggcagcagcaacAGCGacaacccccgccccccccccccagtcctctGCGGCAGCGGCTCGGTCCAGTTCGCGGGGCCCAGAAGGGGTCACCGGCGATCGCCGCTGCCCGCACGGGACCAGCCAGCGCCCCCCAACCTGCCGCTCCATCGCCCACAGCAGTATCAGCCTCGGCCAGCAGCAGCGCAGCCCTGCCCTCTGCATCTGGCGCCCTCCTGGAGCCCAGCGAGCCCACCGAGGCGCGGCCCCTGCCTGCGCCCCCCGCCTGCGGCTCCTTCACCTCCTACAGCGCGG ACATCCTGACGGAGGACGATGTCTACTGCAGCTGCCTGGCTAAAACTCTGTGTCACGTGCCTGTTCCCGTGACGGTGGGCTTCTATGCTCCCTTCGGCTGCCGTCTTCACATGATGCTGGACAAGATCATGA cgcTGATGCAGCAGGAGGCCGCGCAGCGCGAGAGCGAGGAGCTGCAGCGCGTGCAGTGGCGGCCGCGGCGCGTGCGCGGCTGGGGCGTCCCGCAGCTGCTGTGGTTCCTGGTGTTTCTGCAGCCGGTGATCACTGAGCTGCACCTGCGGCGCAGGAACGTGCGCTTCCTGTTCATCCGCTTTAGCGCCTGGCAGTACGCGGGCACCGACAAGCTGTGGGCGGGGCTGGTGACCACGCTGTGCGAGGGCATCCGCCACCACTACGGCGCGCTGCCCTTCAGCGTGTACTCGGTGCTGGGCAACAAGCCCGGTGGCCCACGCGACGGCCTCTGTCAACGCGAGTGGCACTGCCGACGCCGCGTATGCTTGGCGCTGCTGGCGCTGCTGGCCGCGCTGTGCCTGGGCGTGGGGCTGCTGTACCTGTCGCTGGGGGGCCACGCGCCGGGCCACACGGGTCGTGGCCTGCTCAAGGCGCTGGGCGGCGCGGCCACCACGCTGTCGGGCTCGGGGCTGCTCATGGCCGTGTACTCTGTGGGCAAGCACCTGTTCGTGAGCCAGCGCAAGAAGATCGAGCGCCTAGTGTCGCGTGAGAAGTTCGGCAGCCAGCTGGGCTTCATGTGCGAGGTGAAGAAGGAGGTGGAGCTGCTCACCGACTTCCTGTGCTTCCTGGAGATCTACCAGCGACGCCGGCTGCGCGTGGTGCTCGAGGTCACCGGGCTGGACACGTGCTACCCGGAGCGCGTGGTGGGCGTGCTGAACGCCATCAACACGCTGCTGTCCGACAGCCACGCCCCCTTCATCTTCATCCTGGTGGTGGACCCCAGCATCCTGGCCGCGTGCCTGGAGAGCGCGGGCAACATGAAGGGCACGGCGGACAACGGCTACCTGTTCCTCAACCGCACGGTCACGCTGCCCTTCTCGGTGCCGGTCATGGGCCGTCGCACCAAGTTGCAGTTCCTGCATGACGCGGTGCGCAGCCGCGACGATCTGCTCTTCCGGGAGCTGACGCTCAAGCTGCAGCCGCAGAGCCAGGACTCGGCCGCCGGCGAGGGGACGCAGCTGCTGGCGGTGGAGACGCAGGCGGACGGGGAGCGCGCGCAGGGCCGCGTGGACGCGGAGGCGGCGCGGCGCATCCAGGAGGCGCTCTGCTGCCTGCACGACGAGCACGACTGCTTGTACGAGTACGTGCCCGACAACGTGGTGTCCATGCGGCGCATCGTCAACACGGTGCCCATCACCGTGCGCCtgttgcagcagcagcagcagcagcagtccgACCGCGTGGGACCCACCCCGCGTCACGCGGTGGCTTGGGTCGTGCTCGCCAACCAGTGGCCTTGTCGCCTCAGCTGGGTGCTGCAATGCCTGGAGGACCGGCAGCAGGCGGGGGGCGCGCCCGAGGGCCGTGCGCGTCTCTGGGACGTCTTCTGCGACAATAGTCGCGAGCtgcacaccatgaccaaggccttGCAGAATGTGCTGGACCTGGATGGCGACCCTGAGCTTTTTGAGCGCTTTCTGGGCACTGATTTCCCCTTCACCGTGTCCGAGGCACAGAGTTTGCTGCGCTGCACGGTCAACCTGGACCATTCCATTCGCCGCCGCATGGGCCTCATCCGGGCCGTTAGCGCACTCAAGCCGCCCAGCCCGCCCAAGTCCCCATCTCCGGATGATCCCCAGGCCAGTCGTGGAACCAGTAATGCGGCAGGGACGTCCCAGGTGGCCCATGGATCAGGACACAGTAGAGAGGTGCACGGTAGAGACCGGACCCATGGGGGCAAGCCAAGGCCGATGGCCTAA